Below is a window of Prionailurus viverrinus isolate Anna chromosome A1, UM_Priviv_1.0, whole genome shotgun sequence DNA.
TAGAACCTATCAGGTGCTTTCCCTCTGCATTCTGTCATCTCAACAAAACACATTATAGGTACTCCCATGTACTGCTCTGGGGGCAAGGTGGGTGGCTTAAAATTGGCACCGTCCTTCTGGAGGGTGGTTTTACAATATCAACATTTAACACGTGCCAGTCTGTTGCCCCACAGTTTCCATCCTGTAAATTCATGGCATAGAAATAGTTGGACAAGTTTTATAAGCTATGCTCAAGTGTGTTTATTGCAGCCATTGTGTGATAATAGTGCAAAATTGGAGGCAGCAATGTCAGTGTCCCTCAGCAGGGGACCGAGTGGGTGTATGGTACATCCACACTGGGGAATGCGGTGTAGCTGCTAAAAAATGATGTAAGTCTGTGTGTACTAAGATGGGCAAGGTATCCCGGACATCGGAAAGTGAAATATAGCAAGACCTGTGTATACAGTATGATGCCCTTTGggggaattatttttcatttgtctgtctGCAAAAAAGACTGGGTAGATGCCGTGCTGTTTGTAGTGACTTCTGGAGGTAGGAGATAGTAGGGAGCCTTACGCTCTAGTTTTTTTCAGACACGTTTGCCTTTTTTGAATGGTGTAtctatattattacttttttttttttttttttagtttatttatttgagagggtgaggaggggcagagagagagggtgagagaaaatcccaagcaggctccaccctgcgagtgcagagcccgaaatgaggcttgatctcacaaactgtgagattatgacttgagctgacatcaagagttggagacttaggggcgcctgggtggctcagtcggttgagcgtccgactttggctcaggtcatgatctcgcgtttcgtgagtttgagccccgcgtcgggctctgtgctgacagcatagagcctggagccggcttcgaattctgtgtctccctctctctctgctcctcccctgctcatgctctgtctctctctctctctctctctccttcaaaaataaatttaaaaaacattaaaaagaaaaaaaacgagttggacacttaaccgactgagccacccaggcatacctgtattttacttttgaaattaaaaagaagaaaaaaaacttgaaagaagcCCAATCTAGAGTAGGGattggcaaactacagcccatgggccaaatctggccaaCAGTCTGTTTTTGTACAGCTGAAaatggtttttgcatttttttaaagtttatttattttttctgagagagagagaatcccaggtaggctccgtgctgtcagtgcagagcctgacgcagagctcgacctcacgaactatgagaacatgacctgagctgaaacctagagttagatgcttaaccgactgagccacccaagtgccctggttttttacatttttaaaggactgTAAAAGCAATACACACAGAGAAGAATATGCAGCTGAGTCCACGTGGCCCAAAATGCGTAACACATGTCCTCTGGCCCTAAGATTTTGCTGGCACCTGGtgtggaggaaaggggaaggcGGTTGTGAATAAGAATTTTGTAGCCTGGACTCTTTCTTGCTCTGACTGGGATGATCTGTgcttcctccccacaccccccgaCTTCCTCTTCCTGCAGGAGTTGAGTTTGACATTGACCTACCCAACAAGAAGGTTTGCATCAACTCTGAGCACAGCGTGGACCTTCTGCTGGAGACGCTGGGAAAAACAGGAAAAGCTGTTTCCTACCTCGGCCCCAAGTAATGAGGGCCTGGACCCCTGGGCCCAAGATGGACCAACGGGGGCAGGTGGGTGAGGCCCCTTgtacaaaatatttcattatctAATGCAAATCCTAAGTTCAGGAATCCTCACAGCCTTCCTAGAGCACACAGAACACTGTGTTAGATGTCTCCCAGGGTCCCTTTTATGACTTGGGGAGTGCATCTCATGATCAGCGGGGTTTAAGTATAGAGCGTATGACCCTGAGCAATGCTTTGATAAACTGTCCCATCCGAGAGGACGCCTGTGCCCTGGGTCTCATGCTCCTGTGCACTGACCAGGTAAGTTAATTCAACTTGGTCTCTCTTCCCACTCGGAACGGCTATCAGCTTCCTGACCGTGCCCTCTGCCCAGATGAGTACAAAAACAATCCTCGTGTCCAAGCTGGATGCCCCCTTTAATTTTACACAATGCAGAGAGGCAGGTAAGGTGCCCTGTGCCAGAACCGTTCACCGTGGAACCAGATAGACGTGATTTATGGAGCCAACACTCCTTCCCTCAGGGCCCAGCCACAGCTTCAGAATCCTCCACAGCACGGCCCTCCTTAGCTGTCACTGCCCAGGTAGTGCCTTTGGTGTTTCAGTTCCAGTGATTGCCACGTCCCTGATGTGGATCAGTGCTCTCAGTGCCATTGAGAAACACGAGGCTGGAGAGGGAAAGTGACGTGATCCCAGTCACACACAGGCGAGCGGCAGAGGCAGGATGAAAGGCAtcccaaatcagaaaagaagttattttttatttgagggagagagagcgtgtgtgcgcacacagggctgggggtagagagaggttgagaatcttaagcaggctccacctttcagcacagagcccagagatgcggggctcgaattcacgaactgtgagatcatgacctgagctgaaaccaagagtcagatgctcagtgggcctgagccacccgggcaccgcTGAAGTATACCACTTAGTGGCATCCACTGTGTTCAGGATGTTGTGCAACTCTCTGGTTTCAAAGCTTTATCACCCCAGAAAAACGCCCCAAACCCATTAAGTAGTCACTCAACACgcccccctctcccagcccatGGGAACCACTAATTGGCCTTCTGcctctgtgaatttgcctattctggatgtttcatttAAGAGAAGCCATACAAAGGgtggtttctgggtggctcagtcagttgggtgtttgactcctggtttcagccccaggtcatgatctcgcggttcgagagttggagcccagcatcaggctctgtgctgacagtgcagagcctacatgggattctctcctttctctgcccctcctgtgtgtgctctctctcaaaataaataaataaaggggggaAACCATACGATTTCCATTAGTGTAATATTTTCAGGATTCATCCGCGCcctagcatgtatcagtactttattcctttttgtggctgaataagtCTCATagtttttaattaacttatttatctttgcttttttattatgcaaattttaaatgtacGAGTAGGAAAACGAATCCCTATCTACCATCACCCAGATCCAATTATAAGTCCTTGCCATCGTTCTCAGCTATGCTCCACCAAccatacccaccccccccccacccccgccattttgaagcaaattctgGATAGCAGCTAATTTTATCTGGGCGTGTGTGAGCAAACACGTGTAGTGTGGAAAGACTCAGATGCACAGATTCTCGGTGAGAATCACCTATCAAGTGAACTTTACCCCACCCCACACATCCCTGCAGCATCTGCctcagtctgttttttttttttttttaatttttttttttcaacgtttatttatttttgggacagcaagagacagagcatgaacgggggaggggcagagagagagggagacacagaatcggaaacaggctccaggctctgagccatcagcccagagcctgacgcggggctcgaactcacggaccgcgagatcgtgacctggctgaagtcggatgcttaaccgactgcgccacccaggcgcccctgcctcagTCTGTTTTAAGAGGTTCTCCAGTGACAGATTTGAAGCCAGGTTTGGGAATCAGAGAGAGCatttcttaaacaattttttatgtttatttatttttgagaaagagagagagagggtgtgagccgggtgggggcagagagagagggagacaccgaatccgaagcaggctccaggctccgagctgtcagcccagagcccgatgggaagcttgaacccacaaactgtgagatcatgacctgagctgaagtcggaggctcaaccgactgagccacccaggcgccccagcatttctTGGTTACAAAGTCACCTCGACTATCTGTTCCTTGGCAGATTTGTTTGCTTGTGATTTTGTTCACTGCCTTCCCAACGTGAATTAAAACAGGACAGGGAGTTCCATCCCAGCAGCCCTGGAAGTTTCCCAGAAAGGCCTCAGTGGTAATTGGCTGAGCTAGGTTAATGCGTTCCAGCCAACCCAGAATAACAGACTTAGTTGGCGGGGTGTGCACCCCCACAGCTGCCTCTTAGTGAACCTCTACTGCTTTGCAATGCCTCCATGTGCACAGCAGATGGCACTCTTGCCCCACCTAATTTCTCCTCTCTTCCAGGTCGCTGATCCTCTCCTGCCTTCCAGACAGACCTGGGGCCTGGCAGTCCTACTCGGCAATGGGGGTTCCCACAGAGACCCTcacttgctctgctcctccctaccTTCCCTGCAATAAAATCGAGCCACTTTGGTTGGAAGTGTTGTCTCTTGCAATGTCTGCATGTTACTCGTTCACATGCTGTGGAAAAGGTAATTACAATGCTTTCTTGGGTTGGAGTTCTAAGAGCTCCCAACCGGGAGCAAGAGGCCTGGCAGATTGTGATTCTTTGCTCTGTGACCTTTGgtaagtcacttcccctctccgGGCTtcacttttcctcatctgtaaagtgaagatGTTGGGCCAGATTGGCGATCCcctttgttttcaatattttgaaagacTTCTGTCCATCCTTAAGTGCGTTGCATTTCAAGGATGTTAAATCTTAAACAGTTAGAATAGTGGCTAGAGGCTTAAAGACAGACTGCCTGGGATAGAGTCCAAGCTCCGGTACCTCCCAGCTGGGCCATTATGTCAAAACAAAGGGAATGTTTTAGTGTGtgtagctttattttattaaaagaaaaatacgtTTCTGTACACGTCtcagactcttaaaaattattgagttcCTCAGAGAGCTTTTGGCTCTATACGTTGTGccatattagaaatgaaaacaaatttgtgACACGCAAGAATACACAAGCACACCTCCCATTAATTAGCCTTCGGGACTAGATGAAGCCACTGTATGTCGTTCAGGTTCTGGAAAATTTCACCATATGATtgtaagtgaaagagaaaaaggcatcTCCTGGAAATAGTTTTTTCCGCCTTTGCCCTCGGAAAGGGTCTTGGGTAACACACGCTGAGAAAGGCTTTAACCCTTTATGGGGCACGCATGGAGGAGACCCAGCTGTGACCTTAGATCGGTCACCTAATCTCAGAGGCAGCCTCCTCCTCTGCACACTCATAATGCCTTCAACTCAGGCAACTTGGTAGCCAGACTTATATAAGACTTTGTTTCAACTCTAGACTGTGTGAGAGCAAAATTTTGGTCCCATTATGCAGTTATTAAAGTCTCCACCATTTGTGCCTTTGTGGCCCTCAGCCCAGGGCCTCTGCCAACCCTCATGGTGTCTGGCTCTTTGGCCACCAGATGGCAGTGTCATTTGGGCTTGACCAGCAGGAGTTTAAGACCCATCCTGTGGGTTCTGGGGGGATGAACTTGAGGGTTTTTCCGTTTTCACGGTCTCCCAGGAGACCAGGTTCAGGCTGGCTGGCCCATTGGGAACACCCCAGGATTGAGGCCCCGTGGCTGCCTAGGATGAGTGGCCCTTGGAGGAGTTCTTCCCCACCCAGTTTCCAGCTGAGGCCCTCAGGTTCGATCTCTGAGGCTCCAGAGGAGCTGGGGAAGCTGCCACGCCTACCAGCAGCCCAGCTGGCCGTCCATGGAGCAAGTAAGATCACACAGGAGAGTGTGGGCGTCTGCAGGGGTGGGAGCGGGGAGCCGATGTGTCTGCATACTATTGGGGTGCTTCTT
It encodes the following:
- the ATOX1 gene encoding copper transport protein ATOX1, with protein sequence MPKHEFSVDMTCEGCSNAVSRVLNKLGGVEFDIDLPNKKVCINSEHSVDLLLETLGKTGKAVSYLGPK